A stretch of the Massilia sp. W12 genome encodes the following:
- a CDS encoding ATP-binding protein, with translation MNSAQPGSRAADAGPVLLFFVSLTIAAIIGQTWWAVAQDRLLTLESEQGNGLIAVRLLEEHASQTLQDAERKLDTVAAAIAQDRHTAQSLQGEQILQLINQGLHDNRFLTALQYTNPAGENWVTSLDYPAFQFDAYDRNYLRFLLRHPEHKGAIIGHPLKRFYDQQLVLPIARNLYDSKQRYLGVISTDISISYFSNVYARVAKNSNALVSLFANEGFVVLRSPFEMRYLDMDISAHPMLRQLNGGAQEGSISGQGFLDERNGGERLYTYRKISGYPLTTVFARDYNSILAAWKKRSIDRALFSGATIGFILILTFFLLQHIRRLHRSEASLRNSESKFASLFQHSPVPLALKRLDSEVLLEINDALLQQSGYSRDEVCGKTSNIIGWWVYPHERQAYLDLLLKQQSVDRIEVHMRRRDGSVAICQLSARLLDTGVGKLILFSPIDITRQREIENQIRELNTELEQRVRQRTEKLENANQELGQALTSLQTMQSELFRSEKMAALGSLVAGVAHELNTPIGNSVTVASTLQESANQMLSEVRGGNARRSMLDKYLESSAKGAEILVRNLHRAAELVSSFKQVAVDQSSNQKRHFDLRQVLEEVVITLEPLYKKTPYNLHLDLQSGINMNSYPGPLGQVVTNFITNALAHAFEGREQGNMYLDTHLLPDGQVEICFSDDGVGIREQHLERVFDPFFTTKLGQGGSGLGMHIVYNLVSGVLGGRIALHSEFGKGTRLSMILPLQAPEAGESVRTSQHGGQE, from the coding sequence ATGAATTCAGCGCAGCCGGGAAGCCGGGCGGCTGATGCCGGTCCGGTCCTGCTATTTTTTGTCAGCCTGACAATCGCCGCCATCATCGGCCAAACTTGGTGGGCGGTGGCGCAAGATCGTCTGCTGACGCTGGAATCTGAACAAGGCAATGGCTTGATCGCCGTGCGCCTGTTGGAAGAGCACGCCAGCCAAACCTTGCAGGACGCTGAGCGCAAACTCGATACCGTGGCGGCGGCAATCGCGCAAGACCGGCACACCGCACAAAGCTTGCAAGGTGAGCAAATTTTGCAATTAATCAATCAGGGCTTGCATGACAACCGCTTCCTGACCGCACTGCAATACACCAATCCCGCCGGGGAAAACTGGGTGACGTCACTGGATTATCCCGCCTTTCAATTTGACGCCTACGACCGTAATTACTTGCGGTTTCTGTTACGCCACCCGGAGCACAAAGGCGCCATCATCGGTCATCCTTTAAAACGCTTTTATGATCAGCAACTGGTGTTGCCGATTGCGCGCAATCTGTATGACAGCAAACAGCGCTATCTGGGCGTGATCAGCACGGATATCTCGATTTCCTATTTCAGCAATGTCTATGCGCGGGTGGCGAAAAACAGCAACGCCCTGGTTTCCCTGTTCGCCAATGAGGGTTTTGTGGTGTTGCGCTCGCCGTTTGAAATGCGTTATCTGGATATGGATATTTCAGCGCACCCGATGTTGCGCCAGCTCAATGGCGGAGCGCAGGAAGGCTCTATCAGCGGCCAGGGTTTTCTGGATGAGCGCAACGGCGGCGAGCGGCTCTACACTTATCGCAAAATCAGCGGCTATCCGCTGACCACGGTGTTTGCGCGCGATTACAACAGCATATTGGCGGCCTGGAAAAAACGCTCAATCGACCGCGCCCTGTTTTCCGGCGCAACGATAGGCTTTATTCTGATTTTGACTTTTTTCCTGTTGCAACACATCCGCCGCCTGCACCGCTCGGAAGCGTCATTGCGCAACAGTGAAAGCAAATTCGCCTCCCTGTTTCAGCACTCGCCGGTGCCGCTGGCCTTGAAGCGTTTGGATAGCGAGGTGCTGCTGGAAATCAATGATGCGCTGCTGCAGCAAAGCGGCTACAGCCGGGATGAGGTGTGCGGCAAAACCAGCAACATCATCGGCTGGTGGGTCTATCCGCATGAGCGCCAGGCCTATCTGGACTTATTGCTCAAACAACAGTCGGTGGACCGGATCGAAGTGCATATGCGCAGGCGCGATGGCAGCGTTGCGATCTGCCAGTTATCGGCGCGGCTCTTGGACACCGGCGTGGGCAAGCTGATTTTATTTTCCCCGATTGACATCACGCGCCAACGCGAAATCGAAAACCAGATCCGCGAATTGAATACGGAATTGGAGCAGCGCGTGCGCCAGCGCACTGAAAAACTGGAAAATGCGAATCAGGAATTGGGCCAAGCCCTGACTTCACTGCAAACCATGCAAAGCGAATTATTCCGCTCTGAAAAAATGGCGGCGCTGGGCAGCCTGGTGGCCGGCGTCGCGCATGAATTGAACACGCCTATCGGCAACAGCGTCACCGTCGCTTCAACCCTGCAGGAAAGCGCCAATCAAATGTTGTCGGAAGTGCGCGGCGGCAATGCGCGCCGCTCCATGCTGGACAAGTATCTGGAATCGTCGGCCAAGGGCGCGGAAATCCTGGTGCGCAATTTGCACCGCGCGGCTGAATTGGTCAGCAGTTTCAAGCAGGTGGCGGTGGATCAATCCAGCAATCAAAAGCGCCACTTCGATTTGCGCCAGGTGCTGGAAGAAGTGGTGATCACGCTCGAACCACTATATAAAAAAACGCCGTACAACCTGCACCTGGATTTGCAAAGCGGCATCAATATGAACTCTTACCCCGGCCCGCTGGGACAGGTGGTCACCAATTTCATCACCAATGCCTTAGCCCACGCCTTCGAGGGACGGGAACAGGGCAATATGTATCTGGATACCCATTTACTGCCGGACGGCCAGGTGGAAATCTGTTTTTCGGATGACGGGGTGGGCATCCGCGAACAGCACTTGGAACGCGTGTTTGACCCTTTTTTCACCACCAAACTGGGGCAAGGCGGCTCCGGGCTTGGCATGCATATTGTCTATAATCTGGTGAGCGGCGTTCTGGGTGGCCGCATCGCCTTG
- a CDS encoding AsmA family protein, whose protein sequence is MKPVVKYLALGLGGVLLLLLALGAWLAATFNPNDYKPEIIAMVQQKKQRTLVIPGEIKLKFLPRISVELGAFSLSERNSQNEFLAVQQANLALEFWPLLQKQLVVDKLAFDGVRLHLKRDKNGQTNLDDLLEKEPDSGQKLRFEIAGVQLRNADILWQDAQSGQRAELKGLELKTGPIAEGVASKVEAAAQIAATQPKVQGKFQLNTGFRFAPGQESSLQKLQFQYEGDALEYKQIKASLSGDVKLPPQTPPPGAAGASAPASAAASAGAAASPLAFSISDFKLDAQAMQGAQKLQAQISLPLLDWQDKFKLEKMQAKFSLQQSAAHSLEVDLQSGAAQGDAKQVRLGQLSLQFNLKQEGLQAKGRLQGALDLQPEKLQARSQDLHLQVEGEASGTPLALDLHTPLQADLQQGRIKLAALKAQARLPHPAAARAGAPKNLELALNGDVEADLKREQLDARMQSRFDESNLQLKLGMRGFKQALYLADINIDKIDADRYRANAEKPAAPSASPTPATAPATPAQEPEIALKALTGMNLEGSLQVGSLHLSNLKMQNLGLKLKTRPGKDGGRLELSNLQAQLYGGKLDGSLALLVQGKTQQLQLKQNLSGINIAPLLKDLQGKAALEGRGNVQLDLQTEGTRLSSWRRNLQGGMKMNLQDGALVGFNLAQIIRNAKSALGAAESKTGTSSQLEKTDFSELAGSLQFKQGVGHNEDLSLKSPLFRVAGSGDIDLGAEKLDYLVKPTVVASLQGQGGPELQALKGLTIPVRLSGPFTAIQWKIDMAALAKEAAGQKVQEKKEEVKKNLQDKLKDGLKGLFGK, encoded by the coding sequence ATGAAACCTGTCGTCAAATATCTCGCCTTGGGCTTGGGCGGCGTGTTGTTGCTATTGCTGGCGCTGGGCGCCTGGCTTGCCGCCACCTTTAATCCAAATGATTACAAACCTGAGATTATTGCCATGGTGCAGCAAAAGAAACAGCGCACCCTGGTCATTCCGGGCGAAATCAAACTCAAATTCTTACCCCGCATCAGCGTTGAGCTGGGCGCCTTCAGTCTGTCTGAGCGCAATAGCCAAAATGAATTCCTGGCCGTGCAGCAAGCCAATCTGGCGCTGGAATTCTGGCCCTTGCTGCAAAAGCAACTGGTGGTGGACAAGCTTGCTTTCGATGGCGTGCGCTTGCACCTCAAACGCGACAAAAACGGTCAGACCAATTTGGATGATTTGCTGGAAAAAGAGCCGGACAGCGGGCAAAAACTGCGTTTTGAAATTGCCGGTGTGCAGCTGCGCAATGCCGATATCCTGTGGCAAGACGCGCAGAGCGGACAGCGCGCCGAACTCAAGGGGCTGGAATTGAAAACCGGCCCGATTGCCGAAGGTGTGGCCAGCAAAGTCGAGGCGGCGGCGCAGATTGCCGCCACGCAGCCGAAAGTGCAGGGCAAATTCCAGCTCAACACCGGTTTCCGCTTTGCTCCGGGGCAGGAAAGCAGTTTGCAGAAGTTGCAATTTCAATATGAAGGCGATGCCCTGGAATATAAGCAGATCAAGGCTTCGCTGAGCGGCGATGTGAAATTGCCGCCACAAACCCCGCCCCCGGGCGCCGCTGGCGCATCAGCCCCGGCCAGCGCGGCTGCTTCAGCCGGGGCCGCCGCAAGTCCCCTGGCGTTTTCCATCAGCGATTTCAAACTTGATGCGCAAGCCATGCAGGGCGCGCAAAAATTGCAGGCGCAGATCAGCTTGCCGCTCTTGGATTGGCAAGACAAATTCAAGTTGGAAAAAATGCAAGCCAAATTCAGCTTGCAGCAAAGCGCAGCGCACAGTCTTGAAGTTGATTTGCAAAGCGGGGCCGCGCAGGGCGATGCGAAACAGGTGCGCCTGGGGCAATTGAGTCTGCAATTCAACCTCAAACAGGAAGGCTTGCAAGCCAAGGGGCGTTTGCAAGGCGCACTCGATCTGCAGCCGGAAAAATTGCAAGCGCGCAGCCAGGATTTGCATTTGCAAGTCGAAGGCGAGGCCAGCGGCACGCCGCTGGCGCTGGATTTGCACACCCCCTTGCAGGCTGATTTGCAGCAAGGGCGGATCAAACTGGCCGCACTCAAAGCGCAGGCGCGCCTGCCGCATCCGGCGGCTGCGCGGGCGGGCGCGCCGAAAAATCTGGAGCTGGCCTTAAACGGCGATGTGGAAGCCGACCTCAAGCGCGAACAGCTCGACGCGCGCATGCAAAGCCGCTTTGATGAAAGCAATCTGCAACTCAAACTGGGAATGCGCGGCTTCAAACAAGCGCTGTATCTGGCGGATATCAATATCGATAAAATCGACGCTGACCGTTATCGCGCAAATGCGGAAAAACCGGCGGCGCCAAGCGCCAGCCCGACCCCGGCCACAGCGCCGGCCACGCCAGCGCAGGAGCCGGAAATCGCATTGAAAGCCTTGACCGGGATGAATCTGGAAGGCAGCCTGCAAGTCGGCAGTTTGCATCTCAGCAATTTGAAAATGCAAAACCTGGGCCTGAAGCTGAAAACCCGGCCCGGCAAAGATGGCGGGCGTCTGGAATTGAGCAATTTGCAAGCGCAGCTGTATGGCGGCAAGCTTGACGGCAGCCTGGCCTTGCTGGTGCAGGGCAAAACCCAGCAATTGCAGCTCAAGCAAAATTTGAGCGGCATCAATATCGCGCCGCTGCTCAAAGATCTGCAAGGCAAGGCCGCGCTGGAAGGGCGCGGCAATGTGCAACTCGATCTGCAAACCGAAGGCACGCGTTTATCCAGCTGGCGGCGCAATCTGCAAGGCGGCATGAAAATGAATTTGCAAGACGGCGCTCTGGTCGGCTTTAATCTGGCGCAAATCATCCGCAACGCCAAGAGCGCACTTGGCGCAGCCGAGAGCAAGACCGGAACCTCAAGCCAGCTGGAAAAAACCGATTTCAGTGAATTGGCCGGTTCCCTGCAATTTAAACAAGGCGTGGGCCATAACGAAGACCTGAGTTTAAAGTCGCCCTTATTCCGTGTTGCCGGCTCCGGCGATATTGACCTGGGTGCGGAAAAGCTGGATTACCTGGTCAAGCCCACGGTGGTGGCCAGCTTGCAAGGGCAGGGCGGGCCGGAATTGCAGGCCTTGAAAGGCTTGACCATCCCGGTGCGCTTGAGCGGCCCCTTCACCGCCATCCAATGGAAGATCGACATGGCGGCCCTGGCCAAGGAAGCCGCCGGCCAGAAAGTGCAGGAAAAGAAGGAAGAAGTGAAGAAGAACCTGCAGGATAAATTGAAGGATGGCTTGAAAGGCTTGTTTGGCAAATAA
- a CDS encoding CARDB domain-containing protein produces the protein MNAKSIAIACTLLCASWQALAAGADLQAITGIKIGGGVGTGGKQAAWGGALSLSEADAFMQSNGKCAFNLSYIVKNAGDMATEAKFRNQIFANSTVVSIQSNLSAGAGESRVIHTQAYLPQGDYQLSLKLDTDGQVLESNEANNQASIKLSFKGACQGKPVENKTGESKTGDNKNQDKTGDNKSGEGKPADNKTGDNNNQGKTGDKKTDAKTDKPVETPRAELHAVGGVKIGSKTGPWGGSVELGASDIVLAANGKCAVNLSYQIENSGRAAANGFANRFTLSNGVGAENMNLKLAAGAKMEVKTQLYLNPMQNTLTLLVDNGNRVSELDENNNRGQMRIYVGNACKGKPTEQKKTEEPKKPAEPSKPDGQKKTEEPNKPAETSGGKSNTTSKASDSGRK, from the coding sequence ATGAACGCAAAATCCATCGCCATCGCCTGCACGCTGCTGTGCGCTTCCTGGCAAGCCCTGGCCGCCGGAGCTGATTTGCAAGCCATCACGGGAATCAAGATTGGCGGTGGGGTTGGCACAGGCGGCAAGCAGGCGGCCTGGGGCGGCGCGCTCAGCCTGAGCGAGGCGGACGCGTTCATGCAAAGCAATGGCAAATGCGCTTTCAATCTCAGCTACATCGTGAAAAACGCGGGCGATATGGCGACTGAAGCGAAATTCCGCAATCAGATCTTCGCCAACAGCACCGTGGTCTCGATTCAAAGCAATCTGTCGGCGGGCGCGGGCGAAAGCCGGGTCATTCATACCCAGGCCTATCTGCCGCAGGGAGATTACCAATTAAGTCTCAAACTCGATACCGACGGCCAGGTGTTGGAATCGAATGAGGCGAATAACCAAGCCAGCATCAAACTCAGCTTCAAGGGCGCCTGCCAGGGCAAGCCGGTTGAGAATAAGACTGGCGAAAGCAAGACCGGTGACAATAAAAATCAAGACAAAACCGGCGACAACAAGAGCGGCGAAGGCAAGCCAGCCGATAACAAGACCGGTGACAATAATAATCAAGGCAAAACCGGCGACAAAAAGACCGATGCGAAAACTGATAAACCAGTGGAAACCCCGCGCGCAGAGTTGCATGCAGTGGGCGGGGTGAAAATCGGCAGCAAGACGGGGCCTTGGGGTGGCAGCGTGGAACTGGGCGCAAGCGATATTGTGCTTGCCGCCAACGGCAAATGCGCCGTCAATCTGAGCTATCAGATTGAAAACAGTGGCCGTGCTGCCGCCAATGGTTTCGCCAACCGTTTCACGCTCAGCAATGGGGTGGGCGCGGAAAACATGAATCTGAAACTGGCCGCCGGGGCCAAAATGGAAGTCAAAACCCAGCTGTACCTGAACCCCATGCAGAATACCCTGACGCTCTTGGTGGATAACGGCAACCGGGTCTCTGAGCTGGATGAAAACAATAACCGGGGACAGATGCGGATTTATGTCGGCAATGCATGCAAGGGCAAGCCGACAGAACAAAAGAAAACAGAAGAGCCGAAGAAACCGGCTGAACCGTCCAAGCCGGACGGACAAAAGAAAACAGAAGAGCCGAACAAGCCGGCTGAGACTTCAGGCGGGAAGTCAAACACCACAAGCAAGGCCAGCGACAGCGGGCGTAAGTAA
- a CDS encoding LytTR family DNA-binding domain-containing protein: MTEAASLPAARALIAEDEPILAGALRALLKKVWPQLEIVALAGNGVQAVEMALAHKPDLLFLDIKMPGKSGMDAAQELAEDWPADSPFPLVCFVTAYDEYAARAFELSATDYLLKPVNEARLQKAVQKLVRHLPQVAAPQNAPPAIGLADPALQQLVQSLQAFLPPMPSSAGTEQLRFIRAAIGNQVKMIPVAEVVYFEATDKYVNVVCADAQALIRTSLRELAAQLDAQQFWQIHRGTIVNADCIAAAQRDEFGKLSLKLKQRKELLRVSPLYAHLFKQM, translated from the coding sequence ATGACTGAAGCGGCAAGTTTGCCAGCGGCGCGCGCCTTGATTGCCGAAGATGAGCCTATCCTGGCAGGCGCTTTGCGCGCTTTGTTGAAAAAAGTATGGCCGCAATTGGAAATTGTGGCGCTGGCCGGCAATGGCGTTCAGGCGGTAGAAATGGCCTTGGCGCACAAACCTGATTTGCTGTTTCTGGATATCAAAATGCCGGGCAAGAGCGGCATGGATGCAGCCCAGGAATTGGCCGAAGACTGGCCGGCGGACAGTCCCTTTCCTCTGGTCTGCTTTGTCACCGCATATGATGAATACGCGGCGCGCGCGTTTGAATTATCCGCCACGGACTATTTGCTCAAACCGGTGAATGAAGCGCGTTTGCAAAAAGCTGTGCAAAAACTGGTGCGCCACTTGCCGCAAGTCGCCGCGCCGCAAAACGCGCCGCCTGCGATCGGCCTGGCTGATCCGGCCTTGCAGCAATTGGTGCAAAGCCTGCAGGCGTTTTTGCCACCCATGCCAAGCAGCGCGGGAACGGAGCAATTGCGCTTTATCCGCGCCGCCATCGGCAATCAGGTCAAAATGATTCCGGTGGCGGAAGTGGTGTATTTTGAAGCCACGGATAAATACGTGAATGTGGTGTGCGCGGATGCCCAAGCGCTGATCCGCACCAGCTTGCGCGAACTGGCGGCCCAGCTGGATGCGCAGCAATTCTGGCAAATTCACCGAGGCACAATCGTGAATGCGGACTGTATCGCCGCCGCCCAGCGCGATGAATTCGGCAAGCTGTCCCTCAAACTCAAGCAGCGCAAAGAATTATTGCGGGTCTCGCCGCTGTATGCGCACTTGTTCAAGCAGATGTGA
- a CDS encoding histidine kinase, which translates to MNNSQNTEQDSGLQKWAFHFVSNYWKVALINITVAVMMGSFRNDYRWLQQDLVFSFCIGTLTYFSCHSGVWYMKTRGLLHMPILVPYVMLAVGVSLGGGLALGGTLLGIPLARLFVNIQRELSWYLSMMALMFLLSILTLWALRRIDHLKSEALQHKLEAEQIARRQMQAQLQLLQAQIEPHMLFNTLATLQGLISFDTERAQLMLDQLIQFLRASLHNARLERCSLQDEFDLLRAYLSLMQIRMGERLQFSLDLSADLAPLQLAPMLLQPMVENAIKHGLEPKIEGGAVLVSARKEAGFLLLRVEDEGLGLGKAQQPGARVGLQNTRERLQALYGAQARLDLSPRPAPHTCGALVEIRIPLQQLQT; encoded by the coding sequence ATGAATAATTCCCAAAATACAGAACAGGACAGCGGCTTACAGAAATGGGCTTTCCATTTTGTCAGCAATTATTGGAAAGTCGCCCTGATCAATATCACCGTGGCGGTGATGATGGGCAGTTTTCGCAATGATTACCGGTGGCTGCAACAGGATTTGGTGTTTTCATTTTGCATCGGCACCCTGACCTACTTCAGCTGCCACAGCGGGGTCTGGTATATGAAGACGCGCGGCCTGTTGCATATGCCGATCCTGGTTCCGTATGTCATGCTGGCGGTCGGCGTCTCGCTTGGCGGCGGTCTGGCGCTGGGCGGTACGCTCCTTGGCATTCCGCTGGCGCGCCTGTTTGTGAATATTCAAAGAGAGTTGTCATGGTATCTGTCCATGATGGCGCTGATGTTTTTGCTGTCGATTCTGACTTTATGGGCGCTGCGCCGTATCGATCATTTGAAAAGCGAAGCTTTACAGCACAAACTGGAGGCGGAACAAATCGCGCGCCGGCAAATGCAGGCGCAATTGCAATTATTACAAGCGCAGATTGAGCCGCATATGCTGTTTAACACCCTGGCCACATTGCAGGGCTTGATCAGTTTTGACACGGAGCGCGCGCAATTGATGCTGGACCAGCTGATCCAGTTTTTGCGCGCCAGTCTGCACAATGCGCGGCTTGAGCGCTGCAGCCTGCAAGATGAATTCGATTTACTGCGCGCATATCTGAGCTTGATGCAAATCCGCATGGGCGAGCGCTTACAATTTTCGCTGGATTTATCCGCTGACCTGGCGCCGCTGCAACTCGCCCCCATGCTCTTGCAGCCGATGGTGGAAAACGCGATCAAACATGGTTTGGAGCCGAAGATTGAAGGCGGCGCCGTGCTGGTCTCAGCGCGCAAGGAAGCCGGCTTTTTGTTGTTGCGGGTCGAAGATGAGGGCTTGGGCTTGGGAAAAGCGCAACAGCCGGGGGCCAGAGTCGGGCTGCAAAACACGCGTGAACGGCTGCAAGCATTGTATGGCGCACAAGCGCGCCTGGATTTAAGCCCGCGCCCGGCCCCGCATACTTGCGGCGCCCTGGTGGAAATCCGCATCCCTCTGCAACAATTACAGACATAA
- a CDS encoding 2TM domain-containing protein → MQNCTASQHHDSTHNDPEYALAARRVARKLEFYGHLMIYILINSFLIWINLSTTPQHLWFIWPVLGWGIGLFCHGVKTFFLGSNTGLHQRMMARELQRLQGHE, encoded by the coding sequence ATGCAAAACTGCACCGCATCTCAACACCACGACAGCACACACAACGACCCTGAATACGCACTTGCTGCGCGCCGGGTGGCGCGCAAGCTGGAGTTTTATGGTCATTTGATGATTTATATTCTGATCAACAGCTTTTTAATCTGGATCAATCTGAGCACCACGCCGCAACACTTGTGGTTCATCTGGCCAGTGCTGGGCTGGGGCATCGGTTTGTTTTGCCATGGCGTGAAAACTTTCTTTCTGGGATCGAATACCGGCTTGCATCAGCGTATGATGGCGCGCGAATTGCAACGTCTTCAAGGCCATGAATAA
- a CDS encoding 2TM domain-containing protein: MMQTAAFPPAPNAVAAGPASLEFYGHAMTYLLVMTLLGWINLFLSPESFWSLWPLLGWGLGLFRHGVKTFWPPLKQSLRNHMSAHELARFGPF; the protein is encoded by the coding sequence ATGATGCAAACAGCAGCATTCCCGCCTGCGCCCAATGCTGTCGCAGCGGGGCCAGCCAGTCTGGAGTTTTACGGCCATGCAATGACGTATTTACTGGTCATGACCTTGCTTGGCTGGATCAATTTATTTCTCTCGCCCGAATCATTCTGGTCGCTGTGGCCTTTGCTGGGCTGGGGCCTGGGTTTATTCAGGCATGGCGTGAAAACCTTTTGGCCGCCGCTCAAACAATCGTTGCGCAATCACATGAGCGCGCATGAATTGGCGCGCTTCGGCCCGTTTTAA
- a CDS encoding ribonuclease T2: MSYAARLGAVFALSAVFHTATAAEFDYYLLAASWQPGFCKTKPGKPECANLAGSYAASNLVVHGLWPNNYDGAHPFYCGVSKEQIALDKPATWCSMANYGASSSTLSNLAYYMPGIQSCLDKHEWYKHGACDGRSADAYWNQTTQLVSRLGATGFSSFLRSKIGLTVSRSQLLNAFNNSFGPNSSAAMSLQCGRVNGVSYLTEVWINLNPATINQFPAAAALLTDGAISGTCPSSGIMIARP, encoded by the coding sequence ATGTCTTACGCAGCACGTCTGGGCGCGGTATTTGCGCTGAGCGCCGTTTTTCATACCGCCACCGCCGCCGAATTTGATTACTACCTGCTGGCCGCTTCCTGGCAACCGGGTTTTTGCAAAACCAAACCGGGCAAACCGGAATGCGCCAATCTGGCTGGAAGCTATGCCGCCAGCAATCTGGTGGTGCATGGCTTATGGCCGAACAATTATGACGGCGCGCATCCGTTTTATTGCGGCGTGAGCAAAGAGCAAATCGCCCTCGACAAGCCGGCCACCTGGTGCAGCATGGCCAATTACGGCGCGTCTTCCAGCACCTTGTCGAATCTGGCGTATTACATGCCAGGCATCCAATCCTGCCTGGATAAGCATGAGTGGTATAAACACGGCGCCTGCGATGGCCGCAGCGCGGATGCGTATTGGAATCAAACCACGCAATTGGTGTCGCGCCTGGGCGCGACCGGCTTTAGCAGCTTTTTGCGCAGCAAAATCGGCCTCACTGTCTCACGCAGCCAATTGCTGAATGCGTTTAACAACAGCTTTGGCCCCAACAGCAGCGCCGCCATGTCTTTGCAATGCGGCAGGGTGAATGGGGTGAGCTATCTGACTGAAGTGTGGATCAATCTGAATCCCGCCACCATCAACCAATTCCCGGCGGCTGCCGCGCTCTTGACCGACGGCGCAATCAGCGGCACATGTCCAAGCAGCGGGATTATGATCGCCAGGCCTTAA
- the murI gene encoding glutamate racemase, whose protein sequence is MSEVMQQGPAAVGVFDSGLGGLSVLHHIRAELPAHALLYFADSAYAPYGPKSEAEIIARSLTIVDFLLAQGAQALVVACNTATVAAIKAIRQAHPHLPVVGVEPGLKPAAAASHSKKVGVLATAATLAGEKFKLLQQQVAQFYQVEFFLQAGHGLVELVEQGELDSPRLRQLLHAWLAPMAAQGVDTLVLGCTHYPFLRPALGQVMDAAGWQMQMVDTGAAIARQLQRVLQQHGLDAQTALPAATLRGYTSGAKGHLQEALQTLLGWQAQVEAARI, encoded by the coding sequence ATGTCTGAAGTGATGCAGCAAGGCCCGGCTGCGGTCGGCGTGTTTGACTCCGGCCTGGGCGGTTTGTCGGTGCTGCATCACATCCGCGCGGAATTGCCGGCGCATGCGCTGTTGTATTTTGCTGATTCAGCATATGCGCCATATGGCCCGAAAAGTGAAGCCGAAATCATCGCGCGCAGCCTGACGATTGTCGATTTTTTGCTGGCGCAAGGGGCGCAAGCCCTGGTGGTGGCGTGCAATACCGCCACCGTGGCGGCGATCAAAGCGATCCGGCAAGCCCATCCGCACCTGCCGGTGGTCGGTGTGGAGCCTGGTTTAAAACCGGCCGCCGCCGCCTCGCACAGCAAAAAAGTCGGCGTGCTGGCCACTGCCGCCACACTGGCGGGGGAAAAATTCAAATTGCTGCAACAGCAGGTGGCGCAGTTTTATCAGGTCGAATTCTTTTTGCAGGCCGGGCATGGTCTGGTGGAATTGGTGGAACAGGGCGAACTCGACAGCCCGCGTTTGCGGCAACTGCTTCATGCCTGGCTCGCGCCCATGGCGGCGCAAGGCGTTGACACCCTGGTGCTGGGTTGCACCCACTATCCCTTTTTACGCCCGGCGCTGGGACAGGTAATGGATGCCGCCGGTTGGCAGATGCAAATGGTGGACACCGGAGCTGCGATTGCGCGTCAATTGCAACGGGTGTTGCAGCAGCACGGCCTTGATGCGCAAACCGCGCTGCCCGCCGCCACGCTGCGCGGCTACACCAGTGGCGCCAAGGGACACTTGCAAGAGGCGCTGCAAACCTTATTGGGCTGGCAGGCTCAGGTTGAGGCGGCCCGGATCTGA